The sequence ATATTCATCTTTTGTGATTTTGTGAAAGAGCATTGAGAGCTGAAAATGTTCAGTTTGAGAAAGTGAATTAATACCATCAAAATAAGATGTAAAAATGTTCAATTTATCTTCATGAGGGGCAGTCACATAGTTTGTTGTCCCTAAATCATAGGTTTTAGAGTACTCATTATCTGTAACATGCATTGCCCCGCCTTTCTCTAACTCTAGATACGCTAAAGTATTTTGAGTTGTTGGAGCTTGCTTTGATTTCTTGATGTTTTTATTTTGAACTGTGTTTTTTTTGTTTTTGGCTTGAGGAGTGCTTTTTATTGATTCTTTCTTTTTTGACCGTAGTGACATTTGTTTCCCTTTCCACTTTATAATTTCTTCGATTAGTTGTTAATCTGAACTTTAAGGCTAATAAAAAGAACTGCCATAACGGTAGCCCTTTAAATCTTCCAAACGTCGATATACCAGTTAAAAATACTGAAATGATTGTGAACGTTTGAATTTCAAGAAATGGTAGTTTCAATGAAAAAAGAGCATAGGCTGACAAAGCAATAATGAGTCCAATAATTGAACCTGCAATGATTAGCTTAGTCGTTTTTCCGGTTTTTGCACCATCTTTATAAACACGAATTTCCATTTTATACTCCTACTCCAAATAATCGTTTTGAAACGCTTAGTGTTTGCCAAATCATAACAATATATGAAATTGCATAAACAAGGCTTCCTAGAGCACTTCCCCAGTTATCTTTAAGTTCTGAAAAAGTGCTCAATGAGCCGCTTACATCAATTGTAGGTTGAGCAAAGAAGCTAAATAACCACATTACTGCTACCAATACTACAGTTTGAAATGCATATGCAAAAGCATATTTTAAATAATTCTTTCCGATGGAATCAAATTCACGAGAGGCAAAGCTTACCAATGGAATTGGTGAGAGTAATGCCATAAGATAGAGTTGGAAAAATCGAAGGTAGATGATAACTGAAACTGAAATGACAGCTACAATTTGAGCAATCAAACAGAGAAGATACATCAAAACACCAGTGATTGCTGTATTGATTAACTTTCCGGGGTTCGTTAACATTCCAAAGATCTCCCCCAGAGCAGAGAGCGGGTTATCCGGTAGTTTAATTTTGGGGATAAAGCTATTTATAAGAGCGTCAGTTATTGAGCCAGACTGGTTAAATAGATTAATTGCCCCAGTAGAAATCATTGTGATAAACACAAAAATAGAAACACCTGCAGTTGCGACAGCCATTGCAACAAGCCAACGCATAAATGCCATTGATATATCTTTGAATTGAACGTTATCGCCTGCTTGACTTTTTGGAACAACTACATTTATAACTTCCATCATGAAAAAGAAAAGAGAAATATAAAAAGCCACTGGTAAGATGACTTGAGTTGACATTTTAACTACCCATGAAAAAGCACTAGGGTTGTAGTTCGTAATGTTTTGAGTAAAATTAGAGAACATATATTTTCTCCTTTCTTTACGCTCCTGGAGGAGCAGTTATTGCTGCGGCAATCGCAAAACCAATCCCCACTAAAACAACCCCTCCTACAAGTGTAAAAATTGGTGAGCGACGAGCTGCAGGACCATCATCCCAGCTCAAGAAAAGCCACCCTAAACCAAGAAGTGCAACAATTATTCCTGCCGTACCAAAGCCCCACTTAATATTGCTTTGCATTGTTTTGACCGCACTTGTTGTCGTTACATCAGCT is a genomic window of Lactococcus sp. S-13 containing:
- a CDS encoding type IV secretion system protein, giving the protein MFSNFTQNITNYNPSAFSWVVKMSTQVILPVAFYISLFFFMMEVINVVVPKSQAGDNVQFKDISMAFMRWLVAMAVATAGVSIFVFITMISTGAINLFNQSGSITDALINSFIPKIKLPDNPLSALGEIFGMLTNPGKLINTAITGVLMYLLCLIAQIVAVISVSVIIYLRFFQLYLMALLSPIPLVSFASREFDSIGKNYLKYAFAYAFQTVVLVAVMWLFSFFAQPTIDVSGSLSTFSELKDNWGSALGSLVYAISYIVMIWQTLSVSKRLFGVGV